The Candidatus Margulisiibacteriota bacterium genome segment AAGGACCGGATGATGCAATGCCACTAAAAATCCCATGGCCACCAGTCCGCTGTTTTTTATCAGTGGTCTGGGATATTTGAGCAGGTAGGAATAGGGGAATCTGGGTTTTTCACCGAGAGTATTAAACTTAAACTGACCTTCTTTTCCCAGGCTGTGAATAGATTCCGAATGCAAGCCGGCCGGAGTTATATGAAAGGGAATTTTGTCGCAAAATAAATAGTTACAGGGAATGTCATCTTTTTTGATGTTAAAAGTATTTTTTATGGGTAAGGATATTTTACCCTTTATGTTTCTGCGATGAATCTTAGCGGAGATTTTGGAGTTGGTCGGGTCATAAAAACCCATACCGGGTATTTCCGGGTAATAACCTGTAGAATCACTGCTCACTGTAAATTTTATGGTTAATTCCGACTTCAGGAATTCTAATAAGAACCGGTCACTTGTGTCAGAAGGTATATGATATTCATTCAATAAGGAATAGATTCTGTTGAAGTCTTTGCTGTTTAGTATTTCTATCATTTCATGAAGTTTTTTTATTTCGTTTGATTTTCTGCCGAAACAGTCCAGAGTATTATAAAGTTCCACAGCTTTTATTGCCGGAAAGTTTTCCACGATGTGCTGCAGTGTTTGCTGAAGTCCTATTTCCAGAGGCCTGCTTATTACAATTACTCCGCCCAGGTCATTGATGTCATTAAGTGCTGCTGACAGAGGGTATTCATCCGGGAATAAAGCGTCGTAATCCACAATCGCGTGTGAAAAGTATTGATCTCTTAATTGTCTGGGATTAAGATTGCCATATTTTTCTTCCATTTCTGCCAATTGATTTTTTAGGCGTTTATATTGTGAATGTTGAAGTTCGCCTTTCCTCCAGGCATCCTCGGCCTCTTTAAATTCGTGCCTTAGTTTCAGTATCCTGGATTCCAGAATAGGTTTATAGATATTATACAAGATTATTCCCAGATGTATTCTGTCCAGATAACCTTCCTTGGAAACATCCTGGGCATTGGCGAATGTTATGGGTGTCAGGCAAGTCTGTGCGTCTTTCAGAGTAGCGTCCACCAGGCTGAAATGCAGCGCTTTATTAAAAATATCAATGTGATTATGAATACTGGCTATATGTAATTTAAAGTGTTCCTGAATTACCGAATAAAGTTTGTCCAGTTTTTCATGTTCAAAAAATTCATAATAATCGTCCAGAGACTTGCATACCGGGAAATATACTGTAAAGGTGGTTTTATCTCCTGCTTTACCGATTTTAAATTCCACTGAAAAAGTTACATCCATTTCCAGGATTTCAGCTGCAATCAGTCCATAATAAATTTGCTCTACCGGATGCAGGGAGTTTCTATAGGATAAATTCACTTTGGATAAGCCTTTCATATAAGCATCCAAAATCAGTTGGATTGTTTCCTTTCTGCCTCCGGCTGAAATGTCATGAACCCGGTCATCCCAGGCAGCACCGATATTGCGCAGCGCAATTCCTTCCGGCAGTTCTATCATATTATTCAGGCGTAACAGCTTTTTTATGACCCTGGGGTCGCCTTCTGAGGCTTGAATAAATTGTTCCAGGTACTTCATCCTTTCAGCAGAATCAGGGTCGTGTTTAAGTGCTTCTTTTATAAGAGCGACCAAAATACGCGAAGTATTTAAAGGCATTGTATATCGGTGATTATCACGGATAAATTTCATCAGCGAGCGCAAATGATTTAACATTTCCAGCGGTCTTGTGGTATGAAGCAGCTTTCTGTAGTAGTAAACAGTGTATAAGCTTAACGGAAGTACATCCATAATAAATCCGTTGGGGTCTGAATCCAGAATATTGTGGTTCAGAAAATCCGGCTTGGCTTCCATAAGTTTAAGCGCCGCACTTTTTGTGCCGGAACTGAAACAAAATTTGGCCCCTAGCCTGGCTAACCGTGTCAGATAGCTATCTTGAGGCGCTATATCCGCTTGAATGGCAATTAATTTACATTTCATATTTATTTTTGCTTTTGCTTCCTTAAAGAATCTATTTTTCTAACGACAATTTAATAAAGGATGTCCGAAAATACATGTTTTGTCATTGCGAGGAGCGTTCGCGACGTGGCAATCCACGTGTCTGGAAATGTAGATTGCCGCGCTTCGCACGCAATGACTTGAAAGTCTCCATTTTCGGATAACCTGCTGTGCCATTGTCGTACCAATATAGGTAGAGGCTATGCGTAACCTTCCTATGCAATTATCGAAAAAGAATCAATAAAATTTCAGCTAATAGTTTGTTGAAAATTAAGGTTGTCCACATGGAATATGCTCTTATCTTAATTGAAAAATTTAACGATTCATTCAGATTTTCAATAAAATTTAATAATTTTTTTATTAATTTGTTCGATATATTAATAAAGGCATAAATTTTAGAAGGGAGCAAAAAAATGGCTATAATCGTAACAAGAACACAGGACGGGGCGTTAGTAATGACCAACAGGACAGAAGGAGTATCAGCGGTGAATACCGCATCCAATGTAGATGGTTATCCGGCCATACCCGCCAGATTGATAACTCCTTTGTTTAAAGAAGCCAGAAATAAGCTGCCCGATTTTCAGGGGAAAATGTTTAACGGTCCTTATTGGGGTTCGTCAGGGCATCTGGAAGCCACAACCGGTAATGTTGCGTTTGATAGCGATCCCAACGGTTTATTTCATAATCCGACAAATAGTCATTATTGTATTGCGGTTGGCAATCAGAGCGCTATTCACACCGGGTTTGTTTACTTCCTGGACTTACAGAAAGGTAATATTTATTATCGTGAGAGAGGTGGCGACCATATCCAGACTTATCAATATCAACCCGGAAGCAAAGAATACATAGCGTTTTTTGACGGTATGATCGGTGCGTTGAAAACCGTAGCCGGCAATGCAAATCCTGAGATTAATAATCTGGTTTCCTTCATGAAGAAAAATTTTAAATATGTATTTCCGGTAATTCCACGCGCAGAATTAATGAAAAATATGACCATGCATTCTTTCTGGCCACATAATTTTATAATTTCGGAGAGGGCACCACATACTACATCATTTACAACAGGAAAAAAAATGGAGTCAGACCCGAATCATCCTATTTATAATCCTACCACAAATACAGCAGACCCTGCGAAAACACATTATTGCTGTGTGGTCGGAGAAACAAATTCCGATCAATTCCGTAATCTATTTTTTGATTTAAAGACCGGGACTATTTATGTCAGGACCGGCAAATTGTCCGTTAATCCCAAAGATCCGCATACCACTATCAGAATTGATAAGAATGACCCCGCATATAATGATTACAAACGCGAAATCTTAGTTAAACTGTCCAACCTGCGCCGGGTTTATCCGGTCGCGCAAGAACTTATCAATTTTATCAGAGGGGTAAATATGCAGGATGTATATACCCTATTACTCTTTACTCCTTACTCCTTAAGATAAGGTCGAAACAAACTATAAGGTCGGTTTTTTTAATAAATATTTATAGGGTAGCAAAGAATGGCAAATGACCTATTAATTTCGGGCAAAAATACAGGCAATGTAACAGCGTATAACAAAAACAACGGTATACCGAGTAAATTTAACGTTTGTGAGAAGAGGCTTACATTAACTACCTCTTTTAGTGTAAGTTCCGATGCAGGCGAACATGGCTCGGTAAGAGCAAAATTTTTTAATCTAAGCACTCAATTCGAATTCAAAGACAAAAGCGATAATTTAGTGGCTACTGGCAAGAAAGCCTTGGTTTCATGGGGCACCAGGATAGATGTTTATGACTCACAGAATAATAAAATCGGCACAATCAGGGAAGAAGTGTTGAAGTCATTATTTAAAAGATATACTTCTTATAAAATTCTTGACTCAAATGGCAATGAAATCGCCAAATCAAAAAAATTAGATTTCGGGGCGACCGGCATTACTTTATATAATCCGTCAGGCAAAGAAATAGCGACGATCGACAGACCCTGGATAAATATTTTCAGGGACAACTGGAATATAGATATTAAAGACCGTTCGGCAGTTGATATGCGCATATTAGTTTTGATCGGAGCTTATAAAACCTATTCTGATAATGCAAAAAGCAGTTCTGATTCTTCGAACAGCAGCAGGCCAAAATCTAATTCAAAGAAATAATTATTTTTTTCAGATACAGATTCCGGCACATCATCATCTAATGGTTTTTTTTACTGTTTTATGCGATAATTCTTCATCATTATGCTCAAACTCAACGAGAATATCGCAAAAATTCATCCCTACATTCCGGGCAAACCCATAGAAGAAGTTCAGCGTGAACTGGGCCTGAAAAAAGTTGTCAAACTGGCCAGTAATGAAAACAGCTGGGGACTGCCGGAAAATGTAATCAAAATACTTCAGCAAAAGATCAAAGATTTGTATCTTTATCCGGACGGGTCTGTGTTCAGGCTGAGGCAGGTTTTGGCCGACAAATTCAGTTTAAAACCTGAGCAGTTTATTTTTGGTAATGGTTCGGATGAGCTTTTGCAGCTAATTGCCCTGACTTATCTGAACGTTGATAAAGAAGTAATTATTTCCGAAGGAACTTTTTCCGAATACAAATTTTCCACGCTTTTAGTAAATGCGCCTTATAAGGTTGTTCCCCTGAAAAATTATACTTATGATCTGGATGGTTTCCTGCAAAAAATAACCGCAAAAACCAGTGTTATTTTTATTTGTAATCCCAATAATCCTACAGGTACTTATTTTACAGCCGGTGAGTTTGATAAATTTATCAGGAAAGTTCCGGAAGACGTCCTGGTTGTTTTGGATGAAGCCTATTACGAATATGCCAGCGGTACTGACTATCCGGAAAGTTGCGCCTATTTAAAAAATTATAAAAACCTCATTATTCTGCGCACTTTTTCCAAAATCTGGTCATGCGCTGGGTTAAGATTGGGTTTTGGAATTGCCGATGAGGTCATTATTAATTCTCTGAACAAGGCCAGACAACCTTTTAATGTTAATGCCCTGGTGCAGGATGCCGCCCTGACTATGCTTCAGGAAAAAGAATGGGAAGATGATATCAGAAAGAAAATTGAAGAACAAAAAAAATATTTATATACGGAATTAAAAAAATCAGGTTTGGAATTTCTTCCCAGCAGATCAAATTTTATTTTTATAATATTTAAGCAGGAAGGCCAGCAAATATTTGAGGAATTGCTAAAAAAAGGTGTTATAGTCAGACCCATGAAAGGATTCGGTTTTCCCAACGCAATCAGGGTGACCGTAGGTTTGCCCGAGGAAAATCAAATTTTTATTAAGAGTTTGAATGAAGTACTGAAGTGTTTGAGTATCTGAAGAGTTGCAATCTTTTCATTTGATAAAAAACGCTGTGTAACTTTTTAAACTGATCTGTTTTCTCCACAATTTAACAGGAGAAAGGCTCAAAAGGCGCAGTTGTGGATGCCCGTAATAAAAAAGGAGAATTGTTATGAAAAAAACCGCGTTAAATTCAGCTCACAAAAAATTGAAAGCCAAAATGATAGTGTTCCACGATTGGGAAATGCCGATATCTTATTCGGGTATTATCGAAGAACACAAAGCTGTTCGTCAAAAAGCCGGAATATTTGATGTGTCCCATATGGGGG includes the following:
- the hisC gene encoding histidinol-phosphate transaminase; this translates as MLKLNENIAKIHPYIPGKPIEEVQRELGLKKVVKLASNENSWGLPENVIKILQQKIKDLYLYPDGSVFRLRQVLADKFSLKPEQFIFGNGSDELLQLIALTYLNVDKEVIISEGTFSEYKFSTLLVNAPYKVVPLKNYTYDLDGFLQKITAKTSVIFICNPNNPTGTYFTAGEFDKFIRKVPEDVLVVLDEAYYEYASGTDYPESCAYLKNYKNLIILRTFSKIWSCAGLRLGFGIADEVIINSLNKARQPFNVNALVQDAALTMLQEKEWEDDIRKKIEEQKKYLYTELKKSGLEFLPSRSNFIFIIFKQEGQQIFEELLKKGVIVRPMKGFGFPNAIRVTVGLPEENQIFIKSLNEVLKCLSI